The Chthoniobacterales bacterium sequence TCGCAGCCGGGAAAGGGAGTGATGAAGGCTCATGGAAACGGACTGCTAAAGTAAGCTGAGAAGCGGGGTTAGGAAATACTTTACGGCACCGCATCGACCTGCACGGCGATGGATGGACGGGCGTTCCAGACATTGTTATCGACAAAAATAGTGTTCAGATAGGTGTCGGCGAAAATCCGATAGTTCTTCGAGATCATGAAGTCGATGATCGGCGCAATTTTGCGTTCGATGGTGTTTTCCAGCGTCTCGATACAAAACGCGGTGGGGCGACATTTTTCAAAATTGAAACTTTGCAGGATTATCAAATCCCAGCCTTCGGTATCGAGAGAAACGAGATGAAGAACCCCGGGGAGATGATGCTCGATCACGTCGTTGACGTTTGCGACGGGAATTTGCAGGCACTGCGTGTTCACCCTTCCATTGGCGATTTGCTCATCCCGAATTTCGGGTGAGAACGTGTTCATTGTCGCATTGTCGAAAACATAAAATTCCAGACTTGTGTCCTCGCCTGTGGCGACGCCAATGTTGAGGCAGACATCTCTGGGCCTTTTTTGCTGAATACGCTGATGTAGAGTGGGATCGGGCTCCACGCAGACGCCTCTCGCACCTTGTTTGTAAAAGAGATAGGTATTGCTTAGGTAGGTGGGATGATGCGCCCCGATGTCCAAGTAAGTCGGATGAGGCACTCCCAACAAATCAAACAAAAATCGCAGAACGCGATCCTCGCCGGCTTGCGCGTA is a genomic window containing:
- a CDS encoding FkbM family methyltransferase produces the protein MKGIRLLKRLASAIKFEHTQESYAQAGEDRVLRFLFDLLGVPHPTYLDIGAHHPTYLSNTYLFYKQGARGVCVEPDPTLHQRIQQKRPRDVCLNIGVATGEDTSLEFYVFDNATMNTFSPEIRDEQIANGRVNTQCLQIPVANVNDVIEHHLPGVLHLVSLDTEGWDLIILQSFNFEKCRPTAFCIETLENTIERKIAPIIDFMISKNYRIFADTYLNTIFVDNNVWNARPSIAVQVDAVP